One genomic window of Medicago truncatula cultivar Jemalong A17 chromosome 1, MtrunA17r5.0-ANR, whole genome shotgun sequence includes the following:
- the LOC25485545 gene encoding protein RNA-directed DNA methylation 3 isoform X1, which produces MTNKGKAPAVKGKAPAGKGSSGKRKNNFDDDKTGKRKNRGVVQFFEDEAADVDSDDSEFSDFSDESYEDEFETLSTTRNESAKGSSSVPRVPKQELVDEEEFDRLMEERVNSRFFRFAEDGDEFEDKPMEDNSSLHHALKESIPTIWRVKCTVGRERLSAICLMQKFVHLKGLDTKLQLISAFAVDHVKGFIYVEAERQNDINQACYGITGIYATRVQPVPRNEVFHLFSVKIKKPEISEGMWGRVKGGNYKGDLAQVVAVNNTHKKVTVKLVPRIDLFALAAKFGGGCRQKAAVPAPRLISSTELEEFRPLIQIKHDRETGKVFQVLDGMLLKDGFLYKKVSPDSLSFWGVVPTEEELLKFGSSENNDSNDMEWLSNIYGDTKKKRVTIADKGDGKGEGSSASGAGNDFELYALVRFRKKDFGVIISTDKDGTYKILKESSEGPVAVTVQRNEIKSALCDLKLSAQDLHRKTIVVNDNVKVLDGPSQGKQGIVRHIYQGIVFLYDGNEEENGGYVTAKAIMCEKVKLAVSDFSAIGKDSEPGPLVFDDQPSSPRSPLSPKKPWQAKEKDFNRGDSDSLFAIGQTLRIRIGPLKGYLCRVTGIRRSDVTVKLDSQQKFLTVKSEHLSVVQGKSTAVSASGDPDSSSLNPFDLLGAEGSSGGWLNNSAGTSTGSGGWNAGETSGERSAWGNPSAPSSVPGSTSDPLSSEGNAEDNAWGTKSTSTATPAWGAAVNTGTTSETDQSGGWGTKSTSTATPAWGAAVNTGTTSEPDQSGSWGTKSTSTPTPAWGAAANAGTTSEPDQSGSWGTKSTSTPTPAWGAAANTETTSEPDKSGGWGTKSTSTPTPAWGAAVNTITTSEPVQSGGWGTKSTSTPTPAWGAAVNIETTSEPDQSGGWGTKSTSTPTPAWGAAVNTGTTSEPDQSGGWGKGGGSSGQSEPNDNQNTAWGTKSTSTPKPSWGAAVNTGTTSEPDQSGGWGKVGGSSGQTELNDNQNTAWGTKSSSTPAPAWGATVNTGTTSEPDQSGGWGTKSTSTPKPSWGAAVNTGTTSEPDQSSGWGAKSTSDVNNSNWNSGDSNKTSNSGKNSNWNNSSGGAWNENKTSNWSSGGASEGTNWRSNEGPNETSDDGGGGRGGYRGRGGSDSGGYRGRGFRGRVERGGFGGRGEQGGFGGRGRSDGEGFGGRWGSDRGSGGGRGRGRNDRPGGWSNSRDSGEDGSSDWKKGSDNVEGWKSNNGSGSWNQNSSDKKDGGNWTSASGGASGSWNSDRPGQVAEAKDGAGWAKGTDSGAGWAKGTDSASDKGQSSWNGSAADGAAGSWGKKNDGGSKGGW; this is translated from the exons ATGACGAACAAGGGCAAAGCTCCCGCCGTCAAGGGTAAAGCTCCCGCCGGAAAAGGTTCCTCCGGCAAACGGAAGAACAACTTCGATGACGACAAGACCGGCAAACGGAAGAATCGAGGAGTCGTTCAGTTCTTCGAAGACGAAGCCGCTGACGTCGATAGCGATGACAGCGAGTTCAGCGATTTCAGCGACG AATCTTATGAAGATGAATTTGAGACGTTGTCAACGACGAGGAACGAGTCAGCTAAGGGTTCGAGTAGCGTCCCACGAGTTCCCAAACAGGAGCTTGTGGATGAAGAAGAATTTGATAGATTGATGGAAGAACGTGTTAATTCTAGGTTTTTCCGTTTTGCTGAAGATGGAGATGAGTTTGAGGATAAACCAATGGAGGATAATTCTTCTTTACATCATGCTCTTAAGGAATCAATTCCAACCATATGGAGAGTTAAATGCACT GTTGGGCGCGAGAGGCTTTCAGCTATCTGTCTGATGCAGAAGTTTGTTCACCTGAAAGGACTGGATACTAAATTGCAGTTAATATCTGCCTTTGCTGTAGATCATGTGAAAGGATTTATATACGTTGAAGCTGAAAGGCAAAATGATATAAATCAG GCATGTTACGGGATTACTGGTATCTATGCTACTCGAGTGCAACCTGTTCCAAGAAATGAAGTTTTTCATCTGTTCtctgttaaaattaaaaaacctgAAATTTCTGAGGGCATGTGGGGTCGCGTAAAAGGTGGTAATTACAAGGGGGATTTAGCACAG GTTGTGGCAGTGAATAACACGCACAAGAAAGTTACTGTGAAGCTTGTTCCAAGAATCGATCTATTTGCTCTGGCTGCCAAATTT GGTGGAGGATGTCGCCAAAAAGCTGCGGTACCAGCACCGAGATTAATTAGCTCCACTGAACTTGA GGAGTTCCGACCTCTGATCCAAATAAAACATGACCGGGAAACTGGCAAGGTTTTTCAGGTTCTTGATGGCATGCTGCTCAAGGATGGATTTCTATATAAGAAAGTATCTCCAGATTCATTAAGTTTTTGGGGTGTTGTTCCCACTGAAGAGGAGCTATTGAAGTTTGGGTCTTCCGAAAACAATGACTCAAATGATATGGAGTGGCTTTCTAATATTTATGGCGACACAAAGAAGAAACGGGTTACTATTGCTGACAAGGGCGATGGCAAAGGAGAGGGCTCATCAGCTTCAGGCGCAGgaaatgattttgaattatatgctCTTGTGCGTTTTCG CAAAAAGGACTTTGGTGTGATAATAAGCACAGATAAGGATGGTACTTACAAG ATTCTAAAAGAGAGTTCAGAAGGACCTGTTGCTGTAACTGTTCAACGAAACGAAATAAAAAGTGCTCTGTGCGATCTGAAACTTAGTGCCCAGGACCTGCACCGTAAGACTATAGTTGTTAATGACAATGTTAAGGTTCTGGATGGTCCATCTCAG GGTAAACAAGGCATTGTTAGACATATCTATCAAGGGATTGTCTTTCTATATGATGGAAATGAGGAAGAAAATGGTGGTTACGTCACAGCTAAAGCTATCATGTGTGAGAAAGTCAAGCTTGCCGTTAGTGATTTCAGCGCAATTGGAAAG GATAGTGAACCAGGTCCTTTAGTCTTTGACGATCAACCATCATCACCAAGATCACCACTCTCACCAAAAAAGCCATGGCAAGCAAAAGAAAAGGATT TTAACCGTGGGGACAGTGATAGCTTATTTGCTATTGGCCAGACCTTGAGAATTAGGATAGGTCCATTGAAGGGATACCTCTGCCGTGTCACTGGCATACGTCGCTCTGATGTCACTGTGAAACTAGATTCTCAGCAAAAGTTTCTTACAG TTAAATCTGAGCACCTTTCTGTGGTTCAAGGGAAGAGTACCGCTGTGTCAGCAAG TGGTGATCCAGATTCGAGTTCATTAAATCCATTTGATTTGCTGGGCGCTGAAGGCAGCTCTGGAG GTTGGTTGAATAATAGTGCGGGAACGTCCACTGGAAGCGGTGGATGGAATGCTGGAGAAACGTCAGGTGAAAg GAGTGCATGGGGTAACCCTTCGGCTCCAAGTTCTGTG CCAGGGTCTACCTCGGATCCCCTCAGTTCTGAGGGTAATGCAGAAGATAATGCATGGGGCACTAAAAGTACTTCAACTGCGACGCCCGCATGGGGTGCTGCAGTGAACACCGGAACCACATCTGAGACAGATCAGTCTGGTGGCTGGGGCACTAAAAGTACTTCAACTGCGACGCCCGCATGGGGTGCTGCAGTGAACACCGGAACCACATCTGAGCCAGATCAATCTGGTAGCTGGGGCACTAAAAGTACTTCAACTCCGACGCCTGCATGGGGTGCTGCAGCGAACGCCGGAACCACATCTGAGCCAGATCAATCTGGTAGCTGGGGCACTAAAAGTACTTCAACTCCGACGCCTGCATGGGGAGCTGCAGCGAACACTGAAACCACATCTGAGCCAGATAAGTCAGGTGGCTGGGGCACTAAAAGTACTTCAACTCCGACGCCCGCTTGGGGTGCTGCAGTGAACACCATAACCACATCTGAGCCAGTTCAGTCTGGTGGCTGGGGCACTAAAAGTACTTCAACTCCGACGCCAGCATGGGGTGCTGCAGTGAACATCGAAACCACATCTGAGCCAGATCAGTCAGGTGGCTGGGGCACTAAAAGTACTTCAACTCCGACACCCGCTTGGGGTGCTGCAGTGAACACTGGAACCACATCTGAGCCAGATCAGTCTGGTGGCTGGGGAAAAGGTGGAGGCAGCTCGGGTCAGTCAGAGCCTAATGATAATCAGAATACTGCCTGGGGCACTAAAAGTACTTCAACTCCGAAGCCCTCATGGGGTGCTGCAGTGAACACCGGAACCACATCTGAGCCAGATCAGTCTGGTGGATGGGGAAAAGTTGGCGGCAGCTCGGGCCAGACAGAGCTTAATGACAATCAGAATACTGCTTGGGGCACTAAAAGTTCTTCCACTCCGGCACCTGCATGGGGTGCTACAGTGAACACCGGAACCACATCTGAGCCAGATCAGTCCGGCGGCTGGGGCACTAAAAGTACTTCAACTCCGAAGCCCTCATGGGGTGCTGCAGTGAACACCGGAACCACATCCGAGCCAGATCAGTCCAGTGGCTGGGGCGCTAAAAGTACTTCTGATGTGAACAATAGCAATTGGAATTCTGGTGATTCTAATAAAACATCAAACTCAGGAAAGAATAGTAACTGGAACAATTCCTCTGGGGGTGCTTGGAATGAAAACAAGACTTCCAACTGGAGTTCTGGTGGTGCAAGTGAAGGCACTAATTGGAGAAGCAATGAAGGTCCAAATGAAACTTCTGATGACGGAGGTGGTGGGAGGGGAGGTTACCGTGGTAGAGGTGGCTCAGACAGTGGTGGCTATAGAGGTAGAGGTTTTCGGGGCAGAGTAGAGCGTGGGGGTTTTGGTGGCCGAGGGGAACAAGGAGGCTTTGGTGGCAGAGGTAGATCAGATGGGGAAGGTTTTGGTGGTAGATGGGGATCAGACAGAGGATCCGGAGGAGGCAGAGGCCGTGGAAGGAATGACCGACCTGGTGGTTGGAGCAACAGTCGTGATTCTGGTGAGGATGGATCCTCTGACTGGAAGAAGGGGTCAGATAATGTTGAAGGGTGGAAGAGTAATAATGGGTCTGGGTCTTGGAACCAGAATAGCAGTGACAAGAAGGATGGAGGGAACTGGACTTCAGCAAGTGGTGGAGCTAGTGGTAGTTGGAACAGTGATAGGCCAGGACAGGTGGCAGAGGCTAAAGACGGTGCTGGCTGGGCCAAGGGAACGGATTCTGGTGCTGGCTGGGCCAAGGGAACAGATTCTGCTTCAGATAAGGGTCAATCTAGTTGGAATGGATCAGCAGCAGATG GTGCTGCAGGCTCTTGGGGCAAGAAAAATGATGGGGGTAGCAAAGGTGGATGGTAA
- the LOC25485545 gene encoding protein RNA-directed DNA methylation 3 isoform X2 produces the protein MTNKGKAPAVKGKAPAGKGSSGKRKNNFDDDKTGKRKNRGVVQFFEDEAADVDSDDSEFSDFSDESYEDEFETLSTTRNESAKGSSSVPRVPKQELVDEEEFDRLMEERVNSRFFRFAEDGDEFEDKPMEDNSSLHHALKESIPTIWRVKCTVGRERLSAICLMQKFVHLKGLDTKLQLISAFAVDHVKGFIYVEAERQNDINQACYGITGIYATRVQPVPRNEVFHLFSVKIKKPEISEGMWGRVKGGNYKGDLAQVVAVNNTHKKVTVKLVPRIDLFALAAKFGGGCRQKAAVPAPRLISSTELEEFRPLIQIKHDRETGKVFQVLDGMLLKDGFLYKKVSPDSLSFWGVVPTEEELLKFGSSENNDSNDMEWLSNIYGDTKKKRVTIADKGDGKGEGSSASGAGNDFELYALVRFRKKDFGVIISTDKDGTYKILKESSEGPVAVTVQRNEIKSALCDLKLSAQDLHRKTIVVNDNVKVLDGPSQGKQGIVRHIYQGIVFLYDGNEEENGGYVTAKAIMCEKVKLAVSDFSAIGKDSEPGPLVFDDQPSSPRSPLSPKKPWQAKEKDFNRGDSDSLFAIGQTLRIRIGPLKGYLCRVTGIRRSDVTVKLDSQQKFLTVKSEHLSVVQGKSTAVSASGDPDSSSLNPFDLLGAEGSSGGWLNNSAGTSTGSGGWNAGETSGERSAWGNPSAPSSVPGSTSDPLSSEGNAEDNAWGTKSTSTATPAWGAAVNTGTTSETDQSGGWGTKSTSTATPAWGAAVNTGTTSEPDQSGSWGTKSTSTPTPAWGAAANAGTTSEPDQSGSWGTKSTSTPTPAWGAAANTETTSEPDKSGGWGTKSTSTPTPAWGAAVNTITTSEPVQSGGWGTKSTSTPTPAWGAAVNIETTSEPDQSGGWGTKSTSTPTPAWGAAVNTGTTSEPDQSGGWGKGGGSSGQSEPNDNQNTAWGTKSTSTPKPSWGAAVNTGTTSEPDQSGGWGKVGGSSGQTELNDNQNTAWGTKSSSTPAPAWGATVNTGTTSEPDQSGGWGTKSTSTPKPSWGAAVNTGTTSEPDQSSGWGAKSTSDVNNSNWNSGDSNKTSNSGKNSNWNNSSGGAWNENKTSNWSSGGASEGTNWRSNEGPNETSDDGGGGRGGYRGRGGSDSGGYRGRGFRGRVERGGFGGRGEQGGFGGRGRSDGEGFGGRWGSDRGSGGGRGRGRNDRPGGWSNSRDSGEDGSSDWKKGSDNVEGWKSNNGSGSWNQNSSDKKDGGNWTSASGGASGSWNSDRPGQVAEAKDGAGWAKGTDSASDKGQSSWNGSAADGAAGSWGKKNDGGSKGGW, from the exons ATGACGAACAAGGGCAAAGCTCCCGCCGTCAAGGGTAAAGCTCCCGCCGGAAAAGGTTCCTCCGGCAAACGGAAGAACAACTTCGATGACGACAAGACCGGCAAACGGAAGAATCGAGGAGTCGTTCAGTTCTTCGAAGACGAAGCCGCTGACGTCGATAGCGATGACAGCGAGTTCAGCGATTTCAGCGACG AATCTTATGAAGATGAATTTGAGACGTTGTCAACGACGAGGAACGAGTCAGCTAAGGGTTCGAGTAGCGTCCCACGAGTTCCCAAACAGGAGCTTGTGGATGAAGAAGAATTTGATAGATTGATGGAAGAACGTGTTAATTCTAGGTTTTTCCGTTTTGCTGAAGATGGAGATGAGTTTGAGGATAAACCAATGGAGGATAATTCTTCTTTACATCATGCTCTTAAGGAATCAATTCCAACCATATGGAGAGTTAAATGCACT GTTGGGCGCGAGAGGCTTTCAGCTATCTGTCTGATGCAGAAGTTTGTTCACCTGAAAGGACTGGATACTAAATTGCAGTTAATATCTGCCTTTGCTGTAGATCATGTGAAAGGATTTATATACGTTGAAGCTGAAAGGCAAAATGATATAAATCAG GCATGTTACGGGATTACTGGTATCTATGCTACTCGAGTGCAACCTGTTCCAAGAAATGAAGTTTTTCATCTGTTCtctgttaaaattaaaaaacctgAAATTTCTGAGGGCATGTGGGGTCGCGTAAAAGGTGGTAATTACAAGGGGGATTTAGCACAG GTTGTGGCAGTGAATAACACGCACAAGAAAGTTACTGTGAAGCTTGTTCCAAGAATCGATCTATTTGCTCTGGCTGCCAAATTT GGTGGAGGATGTCGCCAAAAAGCTGCGGTACCAGCACCGAGATTAATTAGCTCCACTGAACTTGA GGAGTTCCGACCTCTGATCCAAATAAAACATGACCGGGAAACTGGCAAGGTTTTTCAGGTTCTTGATGGCATGCTGCTCAAGGATGGATTTCTATATAAGAAAGTATCTCCAGATTCATTAAGTTTTTGGGGTGTTGTTCCCACTGAAGAGGAGCTATTGAAGTTTGGGTCTTCCGAAAACAATGACTCAAATGATATGGAGTGGCTTTCTAATATTTATGGCGACACAAAGAAGAAACGGGTTACTATTGCTGACAAGGGCGATGGCAAAGGAGAGGGCTCATCAGCTTCAGGCGCAGgaaatgattttgaattatatgctCTTGTGCGTTTTCG CAAAAAGGACTTTGGTGTGATAATAAGCACAGATAAGGATGGTACTTACAAG ATTCTAAAAGAGAGTTCAGAAGGACCTGTTGCTGTAACTGTTCAACGAAACGAAATAAAAAGTGCTCTGTGCGATCTGAAACTTAGTGCCCAGGACCTGCACCGTAAGACTATAGTTGTTAATGACAATGTTAAGGTTCTGGATGGTCCATCTCAG GGTAAACAAGGCATTGTTAGACATATCTATCAAGGGATTGTCTTTCTATATGATGGAAATGAGGAAGAAAATGGTGGTTACGTCACAGCTAAAGCTATCATGTGTGAGAAAGTCAAGCTTGCCGTTAGTGATTTCAGCGCAATTGGAAAG GATAGTGAACCAGGTCCTTTAGTCTTTGACGATCAACCATCATCACCAAGATCACCACTCTCACCAAAAAAGCCATGGCAAGCAAAAGAAAAGGATT TTAACCGTGGGGACAGTGATAGCTTATTTGCTATTGGCCAGACCTTGAGAATTAGGATAGGTCCATTGAAGGGATACCTCTGCCGTGTCACTGGCATACGTCGCTCTGATGTCACTGTGAAACTAGATTCTCAGCAAAAGTTTCTTACAG TTAAATCTGAGCACCTTTCTGTGGTTCAAGGGAAGAGTACCGCTGTGTCAGCAAG TGGTGATCCAGATTCGAGTTCATTAAATCCATTTGATTTGCTGGGCGCTGAAGGCAGCTCTGGAG GTTGGTTGAATAATAGTGCGGGAACGTCCACTGGAAGCGGTGGATGGAATGCTGGAGAAACGTCAGGTGAAAg GAGTGCATGGGGTAACCCTTCGGCTCCAAGTTCTGTG CCAGGGTCTACCTCGGATCCCCTCAGTTCTGAGGGTAATGCAGAAGATAATGCATGGGGCACTAAAAGTACTTCAACTGCGACGCCCGCATGGGGTGCTGCAGTGAACACCGGAACCACATCTGAGACAGATCAGTCTGGTGGCTGGGGCACTAAAAGTACTTCAACTGCGACGCCCGCATGGGGTGCTGCAGTGAACACCGGAACCACATCTGAGCCAGATCAATCTGGTAGCTGGGGCACTAAAAGTACTTCAACTCCGACGCCTGCATGGGGTGCTGCAGCGAACGCCGGAACCACATCTGAGCCAGATCAATCTGGTAGCTGGGGCACTAAAAGTACTTCAACTCCGACGCCTGCATGGGGAGCTGCAGCGAACACTGAAACCACATCTGAGCCAGATAAGTCAGGTGGCTGGGGCACTAAAAGTACTTCAACTCCGACGCCCGCTTGGGGTGCTGCAGTGAACACCATAACCACATCTGAGCCAGTTCAGTCTGGTGGCTGGGGCACTAAAAGTACTTCAACTCCGACGCCAGCATGGGGTGCTGCAGTGAACATCGAAACCACATCTGAGCCAGATCAGTCAGGTGGCTGGGGCACTAAAAGTACTTCAACTCCGACACCCGCTTGGGGTGCTGCAGTGAACACTGGAACCACATCTGAGCCAGATCAGTCTGGTGGCTGGGGAAAAGGTGGAGGCAGCTCGGGTCAGTCAGAGCCTAATGATAATCAGAATACTGCCTGGGGCACTAAAAGTACTTCAACTCCGAAGCCCTCATGGGGTGCTGCAGTGAACACCGGAACCACATCTGAGCCAGATCAGTCTGGTGGATGGGGAAAAGTTGGCGGCAGCTCGGGCCAGACAGAGCTTAATGACAATCAGAATACTGCTTGGGGCACTAAAAGTTCTTCCACTCCGGCACCTGCATGGGGTGCTACAGTGAACACCGGAACCACATCTGAGCCAGATCAGTCCGGCGGCTGGGGCACTAAAAGTACTTCAACTCCGAAGCCCTCATGGGGTGCTGCAGTGAACACCGGAACCACATCCGAGCCAGATCAGTCCAGTGGCTGGGGCGCTAAAAGTACTTCTGATGTGAACAATAGCAATTGGAATTCTGGTGATTCTAATAAAACATCAAACTCAGGAAAGAATAGTAACTGGAACAATTCCTCTGGGGGTGCTTGGAATGAAAACAAGACTTCCAACTGGAGTTCTGGTGGTGCAAGTGAAGGCACTAATTGGAGAAGCAATGAAGGTCCAAATGAAACTTCTGATGACGGAGGTGGTGGGAGGGGAGGTTACCGTGGTAGAGGTGGCTCAGACAGTGGTGGCTATAGAGGTAGAGGTTTTCGGGGCAGAGTAGAGCGTGGGGGTTTTGGTGGCCGAGGGGAACAAGGAGGCTTTGGTGGCAGAGGTAGATCAGATGGGGAAGGTTTTGGTGGTAGATGGGGATCAGACAGAGGATCCGGAGGAGGCAGAGGCCGTGGAAGGAATGACCGACCTGGTGGTTGGAGCAACAGTCGTGATTCTGGTGAGGATGGATCCTCTGACTGGAAGAAGGGGTCAGATAATGTTGAAGGGTGGAAGAGTAATAATGGGTCTGGGTCTTGGAACCAGAATAGCAGTGACAAGAAGGATGGAGGGAACTGGACTTCAGCAAGTGGTGGAGCTAGTGGTAGTTGGAACAGTGATAGGCCAGGACAGGTGGCAGAGGCTAAAGACG GTGCTGGCTGGGCCAAGGGAACAGATTCTGCTTCAGATAAGGGTCAATCTAGTTGGAATGGATCAGCAGCAGATG GTGCTGCAGGCTCTTGGGGCAAGAAAAATGATGGGGGTAGCAAAGGTGGATGGTAA